A single window of Nyctibius grandis isolate bNycGra1 chromosome Z, bNycGra1.pri, whole genome shotgun sequence DNA harbors:
- the MSMP gene encoding prostate-associated microseminoprotein, which translates to MALRAQKMGCAWGRLCLVLSLLLQLPGSQAKCYFQAKAPCEYEGKQFSLGESWLSTNCLLCTCLHPIGVGCCETTQHPIDFPDWCEAHYDSQTCQISVVQKANPSLPCVKSMEHEWGSTGTPEPLSNKVLGAGLSR; encoded by the exons ATGGCCCTGCGAGCACAGAAGATGGGGTGTGCTTGGGGCAGGCTTTGCCTGgtgctctccctcctcctccagctgccaggCTCCCAGGCCAAATGCTACTTCCAGGCTAAAG CTCCCTGCGAGTACGAGGGGAAGCAGTTCTCCCTTGGGGAGTCGTGGCTGAGCACCAACTGCCTGCTCTGCACCTGCCTGCACCCCATCGGCGTGGGCTGCTGCGAGAC cacccagcaccccatcGACTTCCCCGACTGGTGCGAGGCCCACTACGACTCACAGACCTGCCAGATCTCGGTGGTGCAGAAGGCCaaccccagcctgccctgcgTGAAGAGCATGGAGCACGAGTGGGGCTCGACCGGCACTCCAGAGCCGCTGAGCAACAAGGTGCTGGGCGCGGGGCTGAGCAGATAG